In a single window of the Candidatus Dadabacteria bacterium genome:
- a CDS encoding NAD-dependent epimerase/dehydratase family protein, translating into MRIIVTGGAGFIGSWVCEAYVSEGHEVLVVDNLSTGSESNIPPEAEFIKCDVRDFTGLEKAFRQFRPEVLNHHAAQINVRDSVEDPRFDADVNIGGSLNVLRLCAEHKTEKFIFSSTGGALYGEPQKLPADESTPALPLSPYGISKLSTEHYVRYHSKNHGFGHAILRYANVYGERQNPEGEAGVIGIFCENIISGKPCLIFGDGKQTRDYVHVSDVSRANLLAAGLKEEGTFNIGTSVESSVNHITQILSKVTNTEFETVHEKGRPGEVRRISLDCSLAAEKLGWSAQVALREGLFRTWNWFSQERD; encoded by the coding sequence GTGAGGATAATAGTCACAGGCGGTGCGGGTTTCATAGGTTCCTGGGTATGCGAAGCGTACGTTTCCGAGGGCCATGAGGTTCTCGTGGTCGACAACCTCTCGACGGGGTCTGAGAGCAATATCCCGCCCGAAGCTGAATTCATCAAGTGCGACGTAAGGGATTTTACGGGACTCGAAAAAGCGTTCCGCCAGTTCCGCCCCGAGGTCCTGAACCACCACGCGGCGCAGATAAACGTGAGAGATTCCGTTGAAGATCCCCGTTTTGACGCCGACGTAAACATAGGCGGTTCCCTTAACGTCCTGAGGCTCTGCGCGGAGCACAAGACGGAGAAATTCATTTTCTCCTCAACTGGAGGAGCCCTCTACGGAGAACCGCAAAAACTTCCAGCCGACGAGTCGACCCCGGCCCTCCCCCTATCCCCCTACGGCATCTCAAAACTCTCGACGGAACACTACGTGAGATATCATTCGAAAAACCATGGTTTCGGGCACGCGATCCTAAGATACGCAAACGTGTACGGAGAAAGGCAGAACCCCGAGGGAGAAGCCGGAGTCATAGGGATTTTCTGCGAGAACATAATCAGCGGAAAACCCTGTCTCATATTCGGAGATGGAAAACAGACAAGAGACTACGTGCACGTCTCTGATGTTTCGCGGGCAAACCTGCTTGCCGCCGGTCTCAAAGAAGAGGGAACTTTCAACATAGGGACATCGGTTGAAAGCTCCGTAAACCACATAACGCAGATTCTCAGTAAAGTGACAAATACCGAATTCGAAACCGTCCATGAAAAAGGGCGACCCGGCGAGGTAAGAAGAATAAGTCTTGACTGCTCACTCGCGGCGGAGAAGCTCGGATGGAGCGCGCAAGTGGCTTTGCGCGAGGGGCTTTTTA
- a CDS encoding type III pantothenate kinase, translated as MLLAIDVGNTSIMVGIFSGEYLVYSFRVDTDRTKSPDDYGIIFFGKMNDNDISSSSLSGAILSCVVTEMQEGMAKLVEKYFGHQPIIVDPETRTGMQIRIYNPEELGADRIANAVAAYHRFGGSVIVVDLGTATTFDCVSEKGEYLGGAIVPGIELSTVALYHGTSKLPKVDPEKPEQVIGKDTVECIQSGLFYGYASMIDGLCAKLREEMGSSPEIVMTGGFAEAISEECTCANRVDKNLALHGLRLLYELNSQILC; from the coding sequence ATGCTTCTAGCAATCGATGTCGGCAACACGAGCATAATGGTCGGAATATTTTCCGGAGAATATCTCGTATACAGTTTCAGAGTCGATACCGACAGAACCAAAAGTCCTGATGATTACGGAATTATTTTTTTCGGGAAGATGAACGACAACGACATATCGTCTTCTTCGTTAAGCGGCGCCATACTTTCCTGCGTGGTTACCGAGATGCAGGAGGGGATGGCGAAACTGGTGGAGAAATATTTCGGTCATCAGCCCATAATTGTGGACCCTGAGACGAGAACGGGAATGCAGATCCGGATTTACAATCCCGAGGAGCTCGGGGCTGACAGGATAGCAAACGCCGTTGCGGCTTACCACCGTTTCGGCGGAAGCGTGATAGTGGTTGATCTCGGCACGGCTACAACTTTTGACTGCGTTTCCGAGAAAGGGGAATACCTGGGCGGAGCCATAGTCCCGGGGATTGAACTATCCACAGTTGCGCTTTACCACGGAACATCCAAGCTCCCGAAGGTCGATCCCGAGAAGCCTGAGCAGGTGATCGGCAAAGACACAGTCGAATGCATACAGTCAGGGCTGTTTTACGGTTACGCCTCGATGATTGACGGGCTCTGCGCGAAACTCAGGGAGGAGATGGGATCCTCTCCTGAGATAGTAATGACCGGGGGTTTCGCCGAAGCGATCTCTGAGGAATGCACCTGCGCGAACCGGGTTGACAAGAACCTTGCTCTCCACGGCCTGAGACTGCTCTATGAACTCAACTCTCAGATACTCTGCTAG
- a CDS encoding cyclic nucleotide-binding domain-containing protein, producing the protein MREKTEIFSELPFVSNFEKDKTDFLLKIGELAEVPERYVLTKQFEPSHSFYFLVEGLVNFSISVEDRTDEFSVGKSDERFTPVGWSGFRSPKRYYTTITCESPCVLLKWSHQNLEKFFDQEPLLGREFLLFVLGKSINLLKHVRTGLAEYNNVNWDIETGKTGVSSHEGKYISVPNPLQLLRQSPFFEVFPDKTLRQLAKATQKKYYLNNEAIFNQGDASKGIDILAYGKAALCFSPDGAQEEIEESAALHLINLPGYLIGWMGAAPDGSNDITAVASRNSVVYHISARNLHRILNQDPHSALALARRLLWLVSIRLRNARAGLISQRYEREILAISNLIEQNAMQLSVNSPIHKLPHLLNNPLTLDDAFRLLFRLEKEGESLERDMSRLSLDILGKIYKEYNFFEGLKNVYQSVTAAPKSLSPSEIRTMAAKQFAGVFKSTPYVIEGWENLPDRPGHIFIYNHLLNHPYNTLPNHFQITLDSHFISSMVLYTKYGEAGIRVVRVPRAEEYGHEYYYERLGHMNVYTDESDTASQTPERRKESRRRFYDTAREHIGKGFNIVISPEGTSMTTEESPGPFRLGAFLLAASIEPEPCIVPIAVANFDKRINQNVFSLVIKKPFRISDYVKNPGENKDKLFEFVKEYGNKYRAYVEEAAGLARRAKSTKINLKTFEQVEKKSLVIDKNLFEPDVRILERRHVGKKNDATVFYGSSSFRLWRGMAKNFSEYNVSNLGFGGARIAYCLHYFERLVKPSNPRSLVFYAGDNDIGDGCLPKQVLNFFVDFYYRFREFYPQTKFTFVSIKPSPVRLHFLKRIEASNDLVRQFLSREPKTFYLNVYDYMLNENGDIRQELFTEDGLHMNRKGYALWKELFLANEKEIFYDPRPGESQKRVEILPETGNHTRISTDLGLK; encoded by the coding sequence ATGCGGGAAAAAACAGAGATATTCAGCGAACTTCCGTTCGTTTCGAATTTCGAGAAAGACAAGACCGATTTCCTGCTTAAGATAGGCGAACTGGCAGAAGTGCCTGAACGCTACGTTCTCACCAAACAGTTCGAACCGAGCCATTCTTTCTACTTCCTCGTAGAGGGCCTGGTGAATTTCTCAATCAGTGTCGAAGACAGAACCGATGAATTCTCGGTGGGAAAAAGTGACGAGAGATTCACTCCCGTAGGCTGGTCGGGCTTCCGCTCTCCCAAACGCTACTACACAACGATTACATGCGAGAGTCCCTGCGTCCTGCTAAAGTGGAGTCACCAGAATCTTGAGAAATTCTTTGACCAGGAACCCCTTCTGGGCCGCGAATTCCTCCTGTTCGTTCTCGGCAAAAGTATAAACCTTCTAAAGCATGTCAGGACCGGGCTTGCAGAATATAACAACGTCAACTGGGACATTGAGACGGGAAAAACGGGGGTTTCCTCCCATGAAGGGAAATACATATCCGTACCTAACCCGCTTCAGCTTCTGAGGCAATCCCCTTTTTTCGAAGTTTTCCCCGACAAGACACTGCGCCAGCTGGCAAAAGCGACCCAGAAAAAATACTATCTGAACAACGAAGCCATATTTAACCAGGGGGATGCTTCGAAAGGAATAGACATACTGGCTTACGGAAAGGCGGCGCTGTGCTTCTCGCCCGACGGGGCGCAGGAAGAAATCGAGGAATCCGCCGCGCTTCATCTGATTAACCTCCCCGGGTACCTGATCGGATGGATGGGCGCCGCTCCCGACGGATCAAACGACATCACCGCTGTTGCGAGCAGAAACTCGGTTGTCTACCACATAAGCGCCCGAAATCTTCATAGAATCCTGAATCAGGACCCACACTCGGCCCTAGCCCTGGCCAGAAGACTTCTGTGGCTCGTGTCGATCCGGCTTCGAAACGCCCGCGCGGGACTCATATCGCAAAGATACGAGCGCGAAATACTGGCCATAAGCAACCTTATCGAGCAGAACGCCATGCAGTTAAGCGTGAACTCCCCTATCCACAAGCTCCCTCATCTGCTGAACAACCCGCTTACGCTTGATGACGCTTTCCGGCTTCTGTTCAGACTGGAGAAAGAAGGCGAAAGCCTCGAGAGGGATATGTCCCGTCTCAGTCTTGATATTCTCGGAAAGATCTACAAGGAATACAACTTTTTCGAGGGCCTGAAAAACGTTTATCAGTCCGTTACCGCCGCGCCCAAGTCGCTTTCTCCGAGCGAAATAAGAACAATGGCAGCCAAGCAGTTCGCGGGCGTCTTCAAAAGCACCCCTTACGTAATCGAAGGCTGGGAGAACCTGCCAGACCGGCCGGGGCACATATTCATATACAATCATCTTCTGAACCACCCCTACAACACGCTTCCAAACCATTTCCAGATTACGCTCGATTCCCACTTCATAAGCTCCATGGTTCTCTACACCAAGTACGGCGAAGCCGGGATCCGCGTCGTGCGCGTCCCGAGGGCTGAAGAATACGGGCACGAGTACTACTACGAAAGGCTCGGGCACATGAACGTCTACACCGACGAATCTGACACCGCGAGCCAGACCCCCGAGCGGAGAAAAGAATCGAGGAGAAGATTCTACGACACAGCCAGGGAGCACATCGGGAAAGGATTTAACATAGTGATAAGTCCCGAAGGAACCAGCATGACAACCGAGGAATCGCCCGGACCGTTCAGACTGGGCGCCTTTCTCCTGGCCGCGTCAATTGAACCTGAACCTTGTATAGTTCCCATAGCGGTGGCGAACTTCGACAAGAGAATAAACCAGAACGTGTTTTCTCTGGTAATAAAAAAACCCTTCAGGATATCCGATTACGTAAAAAACCCCGGGGAGAACAAAGACAAGCTTTTTGAGTTCGTCAAGGAGTACGGAAACAAGTACAGGGCTTACGTGGAAGAGGCGGCGGGACTTGCGAGGCGGGCGAAATCCACCAAGATAAACTTAAAAACCTTTGAGCAGGTCGAAAAAAAGTCTCTCGTAATCGATAAGAATCTGTTTGAGCCGGACGTGAGGATTCTTGAGAGACGTCACGTGGGGAAGAAGAATGACGCCACGGTATTTTACGGCAGTTCAAGCTTTCGCCTCTGGAGAGGCATGGCAAAAAATTTCTCCGAATACAATGTTTCTAACCTTGGTTTCGGCGGTGCCAGGATCGCCTACTGCCTGCACTACTTCGAACGCCTTGTAAAACCGAGCAACCCCAGATCCCTGGTTTTCTACGCGGGCGACAACGACATAGGGGACGGCTGTCTGCCGAAGCAGGTACTGAATTTCTTCGTGGACTTTTACTACCGCTTCAGAGAATTCTATCCCCAAACGAAATTCACGTTCGTCTCCATAAAACCAAGTCCCGTAAGGCTCCATTTTCTCAAGAGAATCGAGGCGTCAAACGATCTTGTAAGACAGTTCCTGTCGAGAGAACCAAAGACCTTTTACCTGAATGTCTACGACTATATGCTAAATGAGAATGGAGACATAAGACAGGAACTGTTCACAGAAGACGGCCTCCATATGAACAGAAAGGGCTACGCGTTGTGGAAGGAACTGTTTTTGGCGAACGAAAAAGAAATCTTTTATGATCCGAGGCCCGGAGAATCCCAAAAGCGGGTTGAGATCCTCCCGGAAACGGGGAACCATACGCGAATATCAACCGACCTCGGCCTAAAATAG
- a CDS encoding Dabb family protein: protein MIKRMVMWKLKDSHEGMSKDELIAKFKQKVEGLKSAVPEIKTMELGKSFSELPVAYDVALYSEFDSKEDYEVFLKHSEHVKVGKFIRQIRTDVALVEYET, encoded by the coding sequence GTGATAAAACGTATGGTGATGTGGAAACTGAAGGATTCGCACGAAGGAATGAGCAAGGATGAGCTTATTGCCAAGTTCAAACAGAAAGTAGAGGGATTGAAAAGCGCTGTTCCGGAGATAAAGACTATGGAGCTTGGCAAGAGTTTTAGTGAGCTTCCCGTCGCGTACGATGTAGCTCTCTATTCTGAGTTCGACTCGAAGGAAGATTATGAAGTTTTCCTGAAGCATTCCGAGCACGTGAAGGTCGGAAAGTTCATCCGGCAGATAAGAACGGACGTGGCTCTCGTCGAATACGAAACGTGA
- a CDS encoding Dabb family protein, protein MIKHIVMWKIRESHEGADKDELMDRIKEELEGLKNAIPEIKTMEIGRNSNELPTSFDIALYSEFESQEDLDVYKEHPEHQKVAQFVRQVAMDAVVVDYET, encoded by the coding sequence GTGATAAAGCATATAGTGATGTGGAAGATCAGGGAGTCGCACGAAGGGGCGGACAAGGATGAGCTCATGGACAGGATCAAGGAAGAACTCGAGGGGCTCAAAAATGCCATTCCTGAGATAAAGACAATGGAGATCGGCAGGAATTCTAACGAGCTTCCCACATCGTTTGATATCGCTCTTTATTCAGAGTTCGAATCGCAGGAAGATCTTGATGTCTACAAGGAGCATCCCGAGCACCAGAAGGTCGCGCAGTTCGTTCGGCAGGTAGCTATGGATGCGGTTGTCGTCGACTACGAAACATGA
- the tsaD gene encoding tRNA (adenosine(37)-N6)-threonylcarbamoyltransferase complex transferase subunit TsaD encodes MSYLILGIETSCDETSAAVVRDGKQMLSNVVSSQIDVHNAFGGVVPEIASRMHTEIILQVINQALETAETSAGEVEAIAVTQGPGLIGSLMVGISTAKALSFSHGKPLVGVNHLESHIAVAHLENEIDFPFVALIVSGGHTNLYMVRGFLDFELLGSTRDDAAGEAFDKGAKALGLGYPGGVEIDRLSKNGDPDAISFPRPFNNESPDFSFSGLKTALLNHIRKNPVKSEEKLFNVCAGYQEAIVETLIDKTLNAARKNGVEGVVLAGGVACNSRLRQLSEERIRRKGINVFIPSPALCTDNAAMIATLGYHMYADNRVSALDISPYSTARKNQKIMFRSRRQPHP; translated from the coding sequence ATGTCTTATCTCATTCTGGGTATTGAGACATCATGCGACGAGACTTCCGCAGCAGTGGTAAGAGACGGAAAACAGATGCTCTCAAACGTGGTTTCCTCTCAAATCGACGTTCATAACGCCTTCGGCGGAGTCGTCCCGGAGATAGCGTCGCGCATGCACACGGAAATAATTCTCCAGGTAATCAATCAAGCACTCGAGACTGCCGAGACTTCAGCGGGCGAAGTTGAAGCCATAGCGGTAACCCAGGGACCCGGACTCATAGGTTCGCTCATGGTCGGAATTTCGACCGCGAAGGCCCTTTCGTTCTCCCATGGGAAACCACTTGTGGGAGTAAACCATCTGGAATCGCATATAGCGGTGGCACATCTGGAGAACGAAATTGATTTTCCGTTTGTCGCACTCATAGTTTCCGGGGGACACACGAACCTTTACATGGTAAGGGGCTTTCTTGACTTCGAACTTCTCGGAAGCACGAGAGACGATGCCGCGGGGGAGGCTTTTGACAAAGGAGCGAAAGCCCTCGGTCTCGGATATCCCGGAGGAGTCGAAATAGACAGGCTTTCAAAAAACGGCGACCCCGACGCCATCAGTTTTCCAAGACCGTTTAACAATGAATCCCCCGATTTCAGTTTCAGCGGGCTTAAAACCGCTCTTCTGAACCACATAAGGAAGAACCCGGTTAAAAGCGAAGAGAAACTCTTTAACGTATGCGCCGGGTATCAGGAAGCCATAGTGGAAACTCTTATTGACAAGACGCTTAATGCCGCGAGGAAAAACGGAGTGGAAGGCGTTGTTCTGGCAGGAGGGGTAGCATGCAACTCAAGGTTAAGGCAGCTAAGCGAAGAGAGAATAAGAAGGAAAGGAATAAATGTTTTTATCCCCTCGCCCGCTCTTTGCACTGATAACGCGGCCATGATAGCCACGCTCGGTTACCACATGTACGCAGATAACAGGGTGTCCGCACTCGATATATCTCCTTATTCAACCGCCAGAAAGAACCAGAAAATCATGTTTCGTAGTCGACGACAACCGCATCCATAG